The genome window CTCGCTGTACTTAAACTGCTGCAGAAAGTCTAGAAAGATGTCATCGGAGACCAGACGGTCAAGTAAGTACAGCAACTTTTGAATGTACATTAACTGAATTTTACCATCATTTACAATACATCGCACCTTATATATATTGTATGCATGAAGAATGtattgttatttacattttctttttaacacaaGATgtattatttacataataaaatgtatttacataATATTATATCACATGGTTTGTTAGaagcaaaagcaaaataaaaaagagattttTAGAAAAGGTTGCATCTGTGTCAGTTTTTATCTGGTAAATTAAATACAATATCATAAAATGCTTATAGATGATATGActtcagtcacctttgcagtttctttaaaaaagctTCTGGGGAATAAAAATGCATTGGATTAAAGCAAGTGAAGATTTTTTTGTGATATGCTCAACTTTatcacaataaaaaacaaaacccagacaAAGCTAACGGCGTGCCTGTGGTCATTATCTCACAACCGTGAAAATCCAAAATATGTTCTGTAAAACAAAATTAGGTCCAGGTTCAAGTCAGTTTAAATACCAGTATGCCAGATTGATTTTTATACagcatgcctcattcacacacattacacaagcacttttttatgCCTCAGTACTTTCTGTCTAATATTTATACTCTGACGGAGACATCAGAGAACAACTAGGGGTTTAATCTTGTCCAATGTTCTTTGGCAGGCAGACTGaagcagccagggattgaatCACTAACTCTCCGATTAGATGACCTGCTTTACCTTCTGAGCTCCATTAAATTATTGTGCTTACATTTATCCATTTCTTGAGCAGACATCTATAAATAACCTTAGAATGAAACATCTGGCTTTTCTTATCTCAAGACCAAACTTACTTCTTAAATGCTGAAatgtgttgctgtttctgttcagTCATCCTAATTGTCCAATTCTTGCATCAACATCATAACTAAAAAGTAGGACATGTTGGAGGAAAGGGGTTTTCAGATTTGAACTCAGCAAGTAAACTTTGTCAAAGTAAAGGTGCAATTCTTGACAGTTTGAAAAGATGGAGTAAACATATCACCACTGTGGGCTTTAGTCCTTAAGTGTGGAATAGTTAATTTGACATTTAAGGCAAACATATGGAGAGAAAAGggaaaggaaaacacacacagacacacacaaaagacaTTAACAGGATGAAGGTTCCAGTATCCTGGAAAACTAGCCACAATTCTTTTGATTTTGTCTGTTtcagttatatttttattttttccagtttttaaagGAGTCGGTCTCAACTATGAGATCAACAACACTGAACACCACACCAAAAAACTCTCAAAGGATCAGCTGATTGTGAGGAGAGGTCAGCCGTTCACTGTGAAAGTTGAACTGACGCAACCTTTCAACCCTGACCTTTACCCGCTCACCATCACTGCAGAAACAGGTTGGTCTGTAGTTATACAATgaagatattttttaaattgcataTAACTTTCTTTTAATTGATTTTGTTTATTGAAGTAATAAAAGAACTGTTTGAAAATTGATTTCCATGTATCAACAGTGTtttatgagggttttttttttcttgtttctgttttctctattttcttctttttctctgttttatcagCAATATTAATGTTTCGGAATTCTTAATATGGATGTCTATCAAGACCTTTGTGAAAcccattaaaaatgaaagataCATGCGTGTTAGTGTAGTTTAAAAAGAGCTCTTAAACACAGGAGCCAGATATTTCAAACAGAGAGCAggttttatatttattaatagAAAGAGAGATTAAGAGAAATTATGTCAGGTGACAGCAATGAGGGTGGAGCAGACAATTGAAAGGGTGAGGAGAAAGCTAGACATAACACAAAGGGGAAAGGCTCTGTTGTAAATAAACTAAGCTTTACTTCTTAAAGGCTTTCACCttttgctttcagtcattgGTTGCAATGTCTTTGTTGGCATGAAATTAAAAAGGGAGGCAGTGACTGGCATGATTGAAATGTGCATGGAAGTACAGTACATAATGCAAATTCTAACAAGTTTGAAAGTTAATATTTACCCCAGCTGTCATAGAGTGAGAGGTGCAAGTCTATAATGAGACACATTTACTTGTTCTGTGTTGTACATGTATATGTGGTCAATATCTTAGTAAACATGGCTAAACTTTCAAATGGTAACCTATAATGCTCATTTATAGCTCCATAGATTTATTCTTGGACTGTGCTCAACTTTGAACCCATTTCCCCTTTTAatgcataattaaaaaaaaagagtaatgaTGCATCTTTAAGGTACTGATTTATGTttattaaattctttttttgGACATGGAAGGTCCTGTCAGGGACCATAGACGGTAAGTTAAAGATGGATCCAGTTGGTGTGACAGTTTCCACCAGTTTATAGACAGTGGTGTTTTAAAGCCTTGACCTGACTGACATGTCAAGGAAAAGGACTGAGAAACACGACACACACCTGCACTAGTGACTTGTCACTCATAGAGCATTGTTTCTGATGATAATGAAGAACAACGTTGTAACAGGAACATGATGTTGCATTCAGTAAAATTTGAAAATAGGGACTGCAACCATAAACCATTAAAGTGCTTACTTACTGCTGTTTTCTCATAGTCTTCTTTGCAACTGCACTTTTTTAAACAGTCACCACCTGCTGGTCATTAGAATTAATGCGGGTTTAAGAAGGATAGTTTTCATAATGTCCATCTTTGGTGGTTAAAACGGTttgattgtattgtattgtttaTCTCTAGTTACCTATTACCTCTGTGAATCCTCTCAACAGGAAAACATCCATCCGAGAACCTGGGGACAAAGTCACGCTTTGGTATTCCAGACAAAATCAGCCGTTCGCCGTCAGCGAAGGCGGTATGGAAGGTGGAGCTTGAGAAGAGATCTTACCCACTAACGGGTTCCTTGAATTTGACCATTACCCCTCCAGCTGACGCTCCAATCGGAAAGTACAACTTAACTGCCAGATATAGGAACGAGGAAACCTTGTTGGCAACTCTGGTAGTGCTCTTCAATCCCTGGTGCCCTGGTAGGTTTGTTATCTTTCTGTCTGCTGCCAGTTTGCCTAACTGTCCATCAACACTGTTCatctgttgctgttgttttcctTAAAAACACTATCCATTGATCTTTATGTCTTAAGTATTTATCCCTGTCCTTTTTACTGTAGATGATTCAGTGTCTCTCTCTGATGAGGCACAGAGACAGGAGTATGTGTTGAATGAACATGGTATAATCTATAGTGGAAGTGAGAACTACATCAGATCTGTTCCCTGGGACTTTGGGCAGGTATACaccacacacgcgcgcgcgcacacacacacacacacacacacacacacacacacacacacacacacatacatatgtcGGGTGTTgtctcattgacataatgctttccctagccgctTACCCTAatcctaaccatcaaaaatgaatgcctaaccctaacccttcccctaaacctaaccataacccaattgtaaccctgacactaaaaccacattttgagtctgaaaaatgccttcaaactcatGGGGACTTGGGTTTTGGTTGGGCCCCACAAGTATGGTACATTTTAGATTTTGGTCTACACCAAGATAGGAAAAACCagtacacacatacaaacacactttgtgtaGGTTTATTAGATTTTTGACACTGAGTTTAATAAATAGACACCAAATAGCACCATATTAAAAAGGCACAATCTTATCTTTCAAAATGGTAGCTACTGAATAATGCTAAAATTTTATTGCTactgcatattttattttaagggtTTAAACACCATTGTCTTCACACCACTATAATATTTTATCTTctataaagcaaaataaaactggTTAATTTAAAGGGGTGTATACAGTATCTAGAATAATTTAAGATTCTTGATAAATGTTTAACACAAGAGAAAGAAGATGTAACCACCATCAACCTTTGCATaagcaaaaatatatttatgtttgCTAATTGCTTGCAGGTAAATTTTAAGAATGTACTCACACAGAATGACTCAGTGAGTCACATAGATACAATCTGACACTACTGTAGATACTTTTTGACGATAAGTATGAATAGACTTGCTCTGCTATGAAGTATGAATGACTTACACCACTGTAGTTTAAGATAAGCTGCTCTCTTCCTGCCCAGTTTGAAGAAGACATGGTGAAGATTTGTCTGAAGATCTTGGATGTCAACCCCAAACACCTGGCAAATGCAGCCAATGATGTTTCTGCTCGCTGTAACCCCATCTACGTCAGTCGTGTGGTCAGCGCCATGGTAGGATATTTATGAATATACATCTGTTCTGTACAGATGTATTTTATTTGCAAAGAACATTTCTGCAAAAGGGTGATTTAAAGGATTATACTTTAAATATAAAAGGAATCAAGGTAACATGTAGGAAGGAATGGTTTATGGCATTTTGTTAATCAATGTTTTATAACCATTTTGAGGGAAACCATAGCTCACTTGTATAAATCACAATATAAGAAGGAgaactttgttttccttttttgcttCCAGATCAACAGTAATGATGACTATGGCGTCGTGGAGGGACGGTGGTCAGGTCCATACTCGGGTGGGAATGAACCCACTCACTGGTCTGGCAGCTATCCCATCCTCAAGCACTGGTATGACATGAACTGCCAATCAGTCAAATATGGACAGTGCTGGGTATTTGCTGGCGTGATGTGTTCAGGTACTTACTAACTCTGCAAGTCCTTACTCACAGTACAACCGCCAATTTTCTAGACCAAAGTACTAATGTAGGATAATACTAGATGTTCTCTGGAAGTTCATAATATTACTGATATGCAGGGGTCTCATCTGTCTTTTCCTTACTTACAACTTTCTATCACTGGGCCAGCTAGTGGCATAGCATTAAGAATAATGATATTTAACAATAAAATCTAATGTACAATTTGACAAATGCTTCAttcacttcttttctttttttggctgttttctttgttttttgggaTCCAGTAATGCGTCTGTTGGGCATCCCATGCCGTGTGATCACCAACTTCCAGTCAGCTCATGACAATAACAAGAATCTCACCATTGATGTGTACCATGCTGACTAtggagtgagagagaaagagaccaAGGACAGTGTCTGGTAagacatctatctatctatctatctatctatctatctatctatctatctatctatctatctatctctatatattaggggtgcaacatacacaaaattcacggttcggcttgatactttggtgtcacggttcgatattttttcgatacaaaaaaatgttcatgcctttttaatttgtcatttattaaaattataaatatatattttaactcaaaagtacagtttttaaatttaatgttgctgaaacaacaaagtaataaaataataaatctatctgatcgagaaattactggagagtttattacagagaaatgactctttccaaaataaaagctatactatacgcttcttctggggtatattctcagcagcatatgaaacatatcaggtccccataaggagaatcacgtgctaaaggctgtctaaatgactcaggTAAAGTTtatagcatgcgtgcttgttgtttttgtctgcttccacttgtctttgcactaggatgatgtcggtgtaaatgtgcagtcatattcgttgtgttcccactagtgctgtcagcgttaatctgaaatgatgttaacgccacaacacagcaaatctccgttaacgagctaccacggatcgccccgtgcttcagctggacggcgtcaacatgttaacgagctaactgcgctaacgcagtagttcccaccaatgtaattgagcattgcgtggcacatccgacatactgttttacttttgtccatgacgcgcttaccttcagggtcatacttcacatgaagaccaaaatagttccaaaggccagatctgaatgaggatgggggaggttcaatttgccatgttgcaaggagagcttagcttctgtcttgctagcttacCTGCgcctcagtggatctgcgctcgacagtgcagcctagacagagtagtcaaacgcagatccactgagctctcaacacagacagcatcgtcagaagaaaagttgataaaattaatttaaaatttagtattgttcgatacatatgcgtactgaaccgaaagcactgtattgaacggttcaatatcgatatgagtatcgttgcacccctaatatatatatagatatatagatttttttttttttttttccccactcacCCTGCATGTGAGATTTGTTTGTCCTTTAACCTCGGGTCCTCAGCCAGAGGCCTGGCAGTTTGAGGGACCTATGAAGTCTGTGAGTCTTGGCTGGGGAGGGTCTGgcttttcatttaatttgtaCTTTGCACTGCTgatttacttgtggttcctggaatatttaaaagtagaatgggagtcctcagctttcaggcccctgtTCTGTGAAACCAGTTCCTAGTTTGGAActgggagacagacaccatctctatttttaagattagacttaaaccatttcttttttattaagcATGTAGTTAGGGAAGGACCAGGTGGCCCTGAATCCTCTCTTAGTTACGCTGCAGTAGGTCTAGGCTATTGCAGGGGCCTCCCATGATATCTGGAGGATGGCGGGAGGAAGATCGATAGTAACATAAAACTGACTTTTGATTTTTTCCGTTATGGTGGACTAGGCCAAGAGTTAGGCtttcaaaatgaattaaaactccATCTAAGTCTATGATTAATTTGATTAATAGATTGAAGTAGAAAAGTAGAAGATTGTTGTCACTCTACCTCCTCATCCTGTGTTTCAAGTTTCTGACAGTGGGATGGAGGGGGTGTGGACTCATTTAAGCTAACATGATATAACCTGTTGTAACCAGGTTTCAGTAAGGCAGAACAAATTAATATGTTGTCAGTTATTAAATCATTTAATAAAAAGGACTTATAAGAGAGAGCCCTAATATTTTATAATTCACATttaactgttttactctttggtgcaGCTGAAGATGGTATAttattctttctttgtaattgtccATGTTTAAATTAATTTGTCAAAATCATCAACAACCCCCCAGTTTTTGATCAACACTTTAATTTCCTTATGCTGTCACTTAGTCCAGCTCTGTTGACTGTTCTGGACTTTCTAAATCCAGTGTTGAGTTTCCACTCACTCCAACATCAGAATGTTGTGTTCTGTATCTGTTTAAGGAACTTCCACGTCTGGTTAGAGTGCTGGATGACCCGAACTGACCTGGCAAAGGATGGAAAATATGACGGGTGGCAAGTTGTGGATCCAACACCACAGGAAAAGAGTGACGGTATGAAATTTCTTGTCTAAACTGTTTCTTCCtttgttttattactttaatTTATTGATAGTAAATATAAGATAAATTTCTAAGTATTGCGTTTGAACACTTTGTCTGAATGAGCTGCTCTACATATGCAGGTGTATACTGCTGCGGTCCAGCCCCAGTCAAAGCCATCTTGGATGGAGAAACTGATCTCAAATATGATGTCCCATTTGTCTTTGCTGAGGTCAATGCGGACTGCATTGACTGGCTGGTTAGTATACATAGCTCGACTCTATGAATACATGAATATCCCATTTAGAAGGAAGTCTTTGGCAGAAATGTTTTATGTCTAGTTTTGTGTTCTAAATAGTTTTTTTGTGTTCAGTGTAAAGCTGATGGCACAATGACGAAAATGCTCTCTGACACCAAGTCAGTCGGACAGAATATCTCCACCAAGACTGTTGGCTCCAACACGAGGCTGGACATCACAGACAAGTACAAGTACAAGGAAGGTGAGTTCAGCTGACAAACTCAAAGATTTGAGCTGACCATTTCGTCCATTGCCATCCTGATATTATGAAACTATACACACGTGGACAAAATTGTTGGTACCCTTCAGTcaatgaaagaaaaactcaCAATGGTCACAGAAAGAACTTTAATCTGACAaaagaagtaataaataaaaattctatATATCTTAACCAATGAAAGTCAGACATTGCTTTTCAAGTATGCTTCAACtgacttattaaaaaaaaaaaaatgcatgaaacaGGCCTGGACACAAAAATGATAGTACCCACAGCTTAATATTTTGTTGCACAACCTTTTGAGGCAATCACTGCAATCAAACGATTCCTGTAACTGTCAATGAGACTTCTGCACCTCTCAGCAggtattttggcccactccTCATGAGCAAACTGCTCCAGTTGTTTCCAGTTTGAACGACGCCTTTTCCAGACTGCATGTTTCAGCTCCTTTCAAAGGTGCTCAATAGGATTGAGGTCAGGGCTCATAGAAGGCCACTTTAAAATAGTCCAATGCTTTCCCCTTAgccatttttgtgtgtttttggtcattgtcctgttgtaaGACCCATGACCTGTGAGCTTTCTGACACTGGCCAGCACATTTCTCTCTAGAATCGAGTAGTCTTGAGATTTCATTGTACCCTGCACAGATTCGAGACACCCTGTGCCAGATGCAGCAAAGCAGTCCCAGAACATAACCGAGCCTCCCCCATGTTTCAAAGTTGGGACAGTGTTCTTTTCTTGATATGCTTCATTTTTCCGTCTGTGAACATAGAGCTGATGTGCCTTGGCAAAAAGTTAAATTTTTGTCTCATCTGTCCACAGGACATTCTCCCAGAAACTTGACATATTCCAGTCTGGCTTTTTTATGATTTGTTTTCAACCATGGTGTCCTCCTTGGTCATCTCCCATGTAGCCTACTTCGGCTCAAACAACAACAGATGGTGCGATCTGACACTGATGTTCTTTGAGAATGAATCTTAGCTTGGATCTTTTTAGAAGTCTTTCTGGGCTTTTGTTACCATGCGAATTATCCGTCTCTTTGATTTGTCATCAATTTTCCTCCTGTGGCCACATCCAGGGAGGTTGGCTACAGTCCCATGGATCTTAAATTGCTGAATGGCATGTACAACTGTAGTCACAGGAATATCTA of Maylandia zebra isolate NMK-2024a linkage group LG5, Mzebra_GT3a, whole genome shotgun sequence contains these proteins:
- the LOC101483349 gene encoding protein-glutamine gamma-glutamyltransferase E, with the translated sequence MSSETRRSIFKGVGLNYEINNTEHHTKKLSKDQLIVRRGQPFTVKVELTQPFNPDLYPLTITAETGKHPSENLGTKSRFGIPDKISRSPSAKAVWKVELEKRSYPLTGSLNLTITPPADAPIGKYNLTARYRNEETLLATLVVLFNPWCPDDSVSLSDEAQRQEYVLNEHGIIYSGSENYIRSVPWDFGQFEEDMVKICLKILDVNPKHLANAANDVSARCNPIYVSRVVSAMINSNDDYGVVEGRWSGPYSGGNEPTHWSGSYPILKHWYDMNCQSVKYGQCWVFAGVMCSVMRLLGIPCRVITNFQSAHDNNKNLTIDVYHADYGVREKETKDSVWNFHVWLECWMTRTDLAKDGKYDGWQVVDPTPQEKSDGVYCCGPAPVKAILDGETDLKYDVPFVFAEVNADCIDWLCKADGTMTKMLSDTKSVGQNISTKTVGSNTRLDITDKYKYKEGTEKERTVFKYALSRNKETMGNEGATNSTNGTSPGGIVPQPKINIQFKEVSKPKDGQDVSLKLVLNSESSTARPVSINISVQAMRYNGSPVENIQSEVKEETLLPGKDLSIPILVPFLVYHEHMVDSDSMKISAMVTDKLEPKNVYLAVNDVILLDPPISITTPSLASVNQSTTAEVVFMNPVNKTLTDCTLTISGSGLVDGEQNCILPDLKPSHRFRVTFFLLPKKTGKKTVLADFDCSSFRDLKCTCTVNVQP